A window from Pagrus major chromosome 4, Pma_NU_1.0 encodes these proteins:
- the LOC140994758 gene encoding LOW QUALITY PROTEIN: zinc finger BED domain-containing protein 5-like (The sequence of the model RefSeq protein was modified relative to this genomic sequence to represent the inferred CDS: inserted 2 bases in 1 codon), whose protein sequence is MAETAVDDSDHSSIPEVSTASTSCKRRKTVRKYDAGYIKFGFSWSGTEDEPRPQCVVCGDVLSNESMKKHSXLTEKPVDFFLRKRDELNASVRPVSCVTHVTKAQEASYRASLHIAKAGKPHTIGEQLCLPLAKERTHIMCGEKAAKQLNLVPLSNDTLDKTTDDADLANLLVYVRYEHNGTAQEDFLFCQSLQTRTTAEDICQLLNAFVQENGLDWKKCVGVCTDGARAMTGRHSGVAARIRQVAPDVQWTHCSIHREALVVKKMPKELKSVLDSAVKTVNFIKAQPMHSRLFHVLCDKMGSEHVQLLLHTEVRWLSRGKVLSRLFELHREVQIFLQDEQT, encoded by the exons ATGGCAGAAACGGCAGTGGATGACAGTGATCACAGCAGCATCCCTGAAGTCTCCACAGCATCAACAAGCTGCAAACGGCGAAAAACTGTGAGGAAATATGATGCCGGTTACATCAAATTTGGATTCAGCTGGAGCGGGACGGAGGACGAGCCCAGGCCCCAGTGTGTGGTATGTGGTGATGTTTTGAGCAATGAGAGCATGAAAAAGCACAG GCTGACAGAAAAACCAGTGgatttttttctaagaaagCGGGACGAACTGAA TGCTTCAGTTCGTCCCGTCTCGTGTGTTACACACGTAACTAAGGCACAGGAAGCCTCATATCGTGCCAGTCTCCACATAGCGAAAGCCGGTAAGCCACACACAATTGGCGAACAACTGTGTCTACCATTAGCTAAAGAGAGGACGCACATCATGTGCGGGGAGAAGGCTGCTAAACAGTTGAACTTGGTACCACTTTCAAACGACACA CTCGACAAGACGACTGATGACGCAGATTTGGCCAATTTGCTTGTTTATGTGAGATATGAACATAATGGTACAGCTCAGGAGGATTTTTTGTTCTGTCAATCACTGCAAACCAGAACAACAGCCGAGGACATATGCCAGCTCCTGAACGCGTTTGTCCAAGAGAATGGGCTCGATTGGAAAAAGTGTGTTGGGGTGTGCACAGACGGCGCGAGGGCTATGACAGGTCGCCACAGTGGAGTAGCAGCTCGAATCCGCCAGGTGGCACCTGACGTGCAATGGACTCACTGCAGCATCCACCGCGAGGCCCTGGTGGTGAAGAAAATGCCTAAAGAACTGAAGTCTGTCTTGGACTCAGCTGTGAAAACAGTGAACTTCATTAAGGCCCAACCGATGCATTCTCGCCTATTCCATGTGCTCTGTGATAAGATGGGCAGCGAGCATGTCCAACTCTTGCTTCATACAGAGGTAAGGTGGTTGTCAAGAGGCAAGGTGCTTTCAAGGCTTTTTGAATTGCACAGAGAGGTCCAAATATTCTTACAGGACGAACAAACTTAA